GCCCTAAAGCTCCATCCACTAAGAAGGATGGGGAAAACACCGTAAATACAACAATCACAGCCGTTGTAACCATAGTTAAGCTTTTTGTAAACACGGGAACATCCAAGCCCAATCGACCACTAGCAAAAATATAGAGCGCAAATGTCACCGCCGATAATAAACCATATAGGATACCAGCTAACGAAAGTGATTCAAATCCACGCTCTAGTAATCCTCCTGCAAGAGCTGTTCCCATAAGCAATACAACGATGGAAAATATCTTTTCCTTGCTGGGTTTCTTCCGATCCACAATAGCTTCTAAGAGGACGCCAATCCACGTAAACTGAAATAAGAGGACTACTGCAATCGACGCAGGTAATTCAGCTACAGACAAATTATAAAAGATGGTGGTGCCACTTAATGCAAATCCGCCTGCTATCAATTGCAAAATAGAGCGTACAGGCACACGCTTTCTATTAAACAGCAATGTCAGAAGGATTAACAGTAACCATCCAATAAAAA
The nucleotide sequence above comes from Brevibacillus laterosporus LMG 15441. Encoded proteins:
- a CDS encoding EamA family transporter gives rise to the protein MLKYALLVFLGACSYGGLSTIIKLGMKEGFQVSQLVGSQFFIGWLLLILLTLLFNRKRVPVRSILQLIAGGFALSGTTIFYNLSVAELPASIAVVLLFQFTWIGVLLEAIVDRKKPSKEKIFSIVVLLMGTALAGGLLERGFESLSLAGILYGLLSAVTFALYIFASGRLGLDVPVFTKSLTMVTTAVIVVFTVFSPSFLVDGALGQGLWMYGLALSSLGIIIPVVFFSIGVPKVGSGLGTILGAAELPAAVIASVTVLGEHVSTLQWSGILLILLGIAIPPLMLNKKQTRQAKAAVH